One Malania oleifera isolate guangnan ecotype guangnan chromosome 10, ASM2987363v1, whole genome shotgun sequence genomic region harbors:
- the LOC131166191 gene encoding voltage-dependent chloride channel 1, chloroplastic-like isoform X1, with product MRRPSNSIQPSTHLSFPPDLAFKALFNSHLSFPSNSKPMRSPLKVHSSQSTNPSPNQTQAQNQTLISILHAIPDWADGIKERGMRKNRSLYNHEKWVEHRSSLRHVRHLLSSLSSRVILSLIPPVTVFTTVAAVIATYNSAVSMHWLPEFLPLLRASSLPYQLTAPALALLLVFRTEASYSRFEQGSKAWTKVISGTNDFAGSVIASVEGSRDAPLKEALLQYIMAFPVALKCHLIYGSDIRQDLQNLLEVDDLAVVLSSKHRPRCIIEFISQSLQLLNLEESERNVLESKISCFHEGIGVCEQLMSIPIPLSYTRLTSRFLVLWHLTLPIILWDDCNWIVVPATFISAASLFCIEEVGVLIEEPFPMLALDERCNLVHNNIQEAIIIQKLIRAQVNAKRKHCPNENSPNGWPPS from the exons ATGAGAAGGCCCTCAAATTCAATTCAACCCTCCACCCATTTATCATTTCCTCCCGATTTGGCCTTCAAAGCGCTCTTCAACTCACACCTATCCTTTCCCTCCAATTCCAAACCCATGAGAAGCCCACTCAAAGTACACTCCTCCCAATCTACAAACCCTTCCCCGAATCAAACCCAAGCCCAAAACCAAACCCTCATCTCGATTCTCCACGCAATCCCCGACTGGGCGGACGGCATAAAAGAGCGGGGCATGCGCAAGAATCGATCCTTGTATAACCACGAGAAATGGGTCGAGCACAGAAGCTCTCTCCGCCATGTGCGCCACCTCCTGTCGAGTCTCTCTTCGCGGGTGATTCTGTCGCTGATTCCGCCGGTGACCGTGTTCACTACGGTGGCGGCGGTCATTGCGACCTACAATTCGGCGGTTTCGATGCACTGGTTGCCGGAATTTCTTCCCCTGTTGAGGGCGTCTTCGCTGCCGTACCAGTTGACGGCGCCGGCGCTCGCGCTGCTGCTGGTGTTTAGGACGGAGGCGTCGTACTCGAGGTTCGAACAGGGGAGTAAGGCTTGGACTAAGGTCATTTCGGGGACTAATGATTTTGCGGGATCGGTGATCGCGAGCGTTGAGGGTTCGAGGGATGCGCCGCTGAAGGAGGCTCTTTTGCAGTATATAATGGCATTTCCAGTTGCCCTCAAG TGTCATCTGATTTATGGCTCAGATATAAGGCAAGACCTCCAAAATTTGCTTGAAGTGGACGATCTAGCAGTTGTTCTTAGTTCAAAGCATCGTCCCCGCTGTATTATTGAATTCATTTCTCAAAGCCTCCAGTTGCTGAATTTGGAGGAATCAGAGAGAAATGTATTG GAGTCGAAAATTTCTTGTTTCCACGAAGGAATTGGTGTCTGTGAGCAACTTATGAGTATTCCAATCCCCCTCTCTTACACTCGCTTGACCTCAAGGTTTTTGGTCCTCTGGCATCTAACTCTTCCCATAATACTTTGGGATGACTGCAATTGGATCGTGGTTCCTGCTACTTTCATTAGCGCTGCTTCTTTGTTCTGCATTGAAGAA GTTGGTGTTCTCATTGAAGAGCCATTCCCAATGCTTGCCCTGGATGAGCGTTGCAATCTGGTTCACAACAACATTCAGGAAGCAATTATAATTCAGAAATTAATTCGAGCACAGGTTAATGCAAAAAGAAAGCATTGTCCTAATGAAAATTCACCAAATGGTTGGCCCCCCTCATAA
- the LOC131166191 gene encoding voltage-dependent chloride channel 1, chloroplastic-like isoform X2 translates to MRRPSNSIQPSTHLSFPPDLAFKALFNSHLSFPSNSKPMRSPLKVHSSQSTNPSPNQTQAQNQTLISILHAIPDWADGIKERGMRKNRSLYNHEKWVEHRSSLRHVRHLLSSLSSRVILSLIPPVTVFTTVAAVIATYNSAVSMHWLPEFLPLLRASSLPYQLTAPALALLLVFRTEASYSRFEQGSKAWTKVISGTNDFAGSVIASVEGSRDAPLKEALLQYIMAFPVALKCHLIYGSDIRQDLQNLLEVDDLAVVLSSKHRPRCIIEFISQSLQLLNLEESERNVLESKISCFHEGIGVCEQLMSIPIPLSYTRLTSRFLVLWHLTLPIILWDDCNWIVVPATFISAASLFCIEERMCAGWCSH, encoded by the exons ATGAGAAGGCCCTCAAATTCAATTCAACCCTCCACCCATTTATCATTTCCTCCCGATTTGGCCTTCAAAGCGCTCTTCAACTCACACCTATCCTTTCCCTCCAATTCCAAACCCATGAGAAGCCCACTCAAAGTACACTCCTCCCAATCTACAAACCCTTCCCCGAATCAAACCCAAGCCCAAAACCAAACCCTCATCTCGATTCTCCACGCAATCCCCGACTGGGCGGACGGCATAAAAGAGCGGGGCATGCGCAAGAATCGATCCTTGTATAACCACGAGAAATGGGTCGAGCACAGAAGCTCTCTCCGCCATGTGCGCCACCTCCTGTCGAGTCTCTCTTCGCGGGTGATTCTGTCGCTGATTCCGCCGGTGACCGTGTTCACTACGGTGGCGGCGGTCATTGCGACCTACAATTCGGCGGTTTCGATGCACTGGTTGCCGGAATTTCTTCCCCTGTTGAGGGCGTCTTCGCTGCCGTACCAGTTGACGGCGCCGGCGCTCGCGCTGCTGCTGGTGTTTAGGACGGAGGCGTCGTACTCGAGGTTCGAACAGGGGAGTAAGGCTTGGACTAAGGTCATTTCGGGGACTAATGATTTTGCGGGATCGGTGATCGCGAGCGTTGAGGGTTCGAGGGATGCGCCGCTGAAGGAGGCTCTTTTGCAGTATATAATGGCATTTCCAGTTGCCCTCAAG TGTCATCTGATTTATGGCTCAGATATAAGGCAAGACCTCCAAAATTTGCTTGAAGTGGACGATCTAGCAGTTGTTCTTAGTTCAAAGCATCGTCCCCGCTGTATTATTGAATTCATTTCTCAAAGCCTCCAGTTGCTGAATTTGGAGGAATCAGAGAGAAATGTATTG GAGTCGAAAATTTCTTGTTTCCACGAAGGAATTGGTGTCTGTGAGCAACTTATGAGTATTCCAATCCCCCTCTCTTACACTCGCTTGACCTCAAGGTTTTTGGTCCTCTGGCATCTAACTCTTCCCATAATACTTTGGGATGACTGCAATTGGATCGTGGTTCCTGCTACTTTCATTAGCGCTGCTTCTTTGTTCTGCATTGAAGAA CGGATGTGTGCAGGTTGGTGTTCTCATTGA